The stretch of DNA CCAACCGAATTCAACATAGAGATCTGTTCTCATAGAGACCCGTTCTAGACCGATCATGGGCGATCGCTCCCTAGGGTGAGAATGGCGTGAACTGTCCACCCAAATTCACCACGATCGCTTCTGTATTCGCCTCAATCATGGTGATATAGCTGTCGCCACGGCTGCCCGGTGCGCCGAGGGAGTCGGAATAAAGTTCTTGTTCGGCCAAGGGCACGCCGGCCTCTTGGGCGACGGTGGTAATCAGTTGGGGATTGAGGGTGGTTTCGGCAAAGATGGCTGGGACATTGAGGGTACGAATGGTATCGACCAGGCGCTGCACGGTTTGGGCACTGGGCTGTTCTTCGGTGCTAATGCCGATCAGGGTGCCGGGTACCTCCAGCCCATAGGCACGGGCGTAGTACTGAAACGCATCATGGGTGGTGACCAGTTGCCGTTGATTGGCGGGAATCGTGGCCACCTGCTCGGTCACCCAGGTATCTAGCGATCGCAATTGGGTGATGTAATCCGTGGCGTTTTGCTGAATGCGATCGCGTTCTTCAGGCAGCAGGGCGATCAGCTGATCGCGCATCGTTTCCACCATGGTCACCGCATGACTGACATCGCCCCACACATGGGGATCGGGTACACGTTGACCCTCCTGCTCCATATCCAACGGTGACACCGATTCTCCCACGGGCACCACGGTGGCATCAATCCCCGTCGCTTCGATGATGCGAATCAGCCCTGGCTCCAGGTTATAGCCGTTGTAGAAAATTAGATCCGCCGACTCGATGGCCACGGTATCGGCCGGTACCGGTTCGTAGATATGGGGATCGACTCCCGGATCCATCAACGGCACCAGCTCAATGGCGTCACCGCCCAGCTCCTGCGTCCAGTGAGCAATCACGGTGGTGGTAGTGACGACCCTAGGGCGATCGCTCTCTCCTTCTCCCACCGGTGCTGAGCCACAGCCCGCAAGTAACGAGCCAATCAGGGCGATCGCTCCCCATGTCGCCTTGGCTCCCTGAGTTGTTACTCTCCCCATGTCGTCATGTTTTTTCATATTGCTTTCATTTTTTCACGATACAATGTTTTCATAATCGTTTCATATTTGATTTGTCAAGCTTAGATGGAGTCCGTCCATGGTTCAGCCCAACTCATCCCCATCCGTTGCCCTCAGGGCCCATGCTCAGAGTATTGAGGTGCAGCATCTGAGCGTGATGTATCAAGATGTGCAGGCGCTGCGAAACCTGACGGTGACGATTGCGGCGGGGCAACTGGTGGGCATTTTTGGCCCCAATGGTGCGGGCAAAAGTACGCTGGTGAAAGCCATGCTAGGGCTGATTCCCGCAGCTACTGGCACCGTCACCTACGGCGATCGCCCCCTAACTGAGCAACGGCAGCGAGTCGCCTATGTGCCCCAGCGATCGCAGATTGACTGGACATTTCCCGCCACGGTGTGGGATGTGGTGATGATGGGACGGGTACGCAAAACGGGATTTCTGCGGCCTTTTTCTGGAGTGAGCCGTCGGCTGGCGGCTAATGCGCTGGAACGGGTTGGCATGGCAGAGTATCGCGATCGCCGCATTGGTGATTTGTCGGGCGGGCAGCAGCAGCGGGTGTTCCTGGCTCGTTCCTTGGCTCAGGATGCAGATATTTTTTGCTTTGATGAACCATTTGTGGGCGTCGATCAAACCACGGAGCAGATTTTATTCAGCATTTTCCGAGAACTCGCCAGCCAAGGTAAGACCGTGATGGTTGTCAACCACGACCTCGGGGAATCGATTACCCACTTCGATCATCTGATTTTGCTCAATCGGGAACTGATTGCTGCGGGCGATCGCCGTTCTGTCTTGCAACCCCAGTACATGACCCGTGCCTACGGCGGTCACGTGCGCTTTTTTGAATCTCAGGCTGCCTAGTGATGCTGGAGTTGCTTTGGGAACCGTTGCAGTATGGCTTCATGCAGCGATCGCTAGTTGTGGCGGTGTTGGTCGGCATCATCTGTGCGGTGGTGGGTAGTTATCTTATGGTGCGGCGGCTAGCCATGCTGGGTGATGCCATTAGCCATTCTTTGCTGCCAGGGTTGGCGATCGCCTTTGCCCTAGGTATGAATCTATATATCGGCGCATTCATCGCCGGTGTCCTGAGTACCGTAATCATTGCTTGGATTCAGACGCGATCGCCCATCAAAGAAGATGCGGCTATGGGGATTGTCCTCTCGTCCTTTTTTGCCCTGGGTATCACCCTGATTACCGTCATCCAGCGAGATAATAAAATTGATCTAAATCATTTCCTGTTTGGCAATATTCTCGGCGTTAGTTCAGGAGAAGTGCGGGACACGGCCATTATTGCCGTCGTGGTTCTCGTGACGGTCGTTTTACTCTACAAAGAATTATTATTTTACAGCTTCGATCCTCTAGGGGCCCAAGCCGCTGGCTTACCTGTTAATCTCCTCAACTTCGGGCAGATGATCCTGATTGCCCTGACCGTGGTTGCCAGTATGAAATCTGTGGGAGTAGTGCTGGTATTGGCGATGCTGATTACACCGGGAGCGATCGCTTATCTCTTAGTCCCGCGCTTGCATCAAGTCATGCTGCTCGGTGCTTTGTTGGGGATGGTGGCGAGTGTGGCAGGTCTATATCTTAGCTATTACTACAATATTCCCTCAGGGCCAGCGATCGTGCTGGTGATTTCCGGATTGTTTTTTCTGACGCTGGTGTTCAGTCCTCGTTATGGGATTCTGAAGCGATCGCGCTCAACGCCGTTACCCCTATGGCGCGATCTACAATCATGGTTACGGCGTTAGGGAATATGTTGGTCATGCATTGAGGTGAGATACCTAGATGGGTGCTTGGGTCATATCTTGAACGTGAGTTGTCAATCGCGTCAGGGTATTCGCCACAGTTCCCTCGTTTAACAATGTTGTTGCCAAATCCAGACCTGCGCTCAAATCGCCACAGGCTCCCGCTTGCCACAGATAAAATCCGCCATTCCATACCACCGATCGCCTCATCTCACTGGGTTCTCCCGCCAAGACACGGTGGTAGCTGGCAATAAGGTCACTGAAGGGCGGAAGGGGTACATCGGTGCCGTCTAGGCCATAGTCACGGGGGTGGAGCAGCAGGCGTTCGATGGGTTCTTCTGCACTACGGTGGACGCCAACAATGCCCGTGCGATCGCGGGGAAGATCACAGCTTCCTTCTAGCCCTTTCACGGTCAAAAATCGTGGGGTGACTCGCAGGGCAAAGGTCTGTTGGGCCATGCCTTCAGTGGGGGGATGGACATAGCCGACGGCAATCTGGGCAGAGCCGGCGTAGGGTGCCCAGAACAGTTCGGCGGTGGCGAAGGGGGGGCGTTTACCAA from Candidatus Obscuribacterales bacterium encodes:
- a CDS encoding metal ABC transporter permease, whose translation is MLELLWEPLQYGFMQRSLVVAVLVGIICAVVGSYLMVRRLAMLGDAISHSLLPGLAIAFALGMNLYIGAFIAGVLSTVIIAWIQTRSPIKEDAAMGIVLSSFFALGITLITVIQRDNKIDLNHFLFGNILGVSSGEVRDTAIIAVVVLVTVVLLYKELLFYSFDPLGAQAAGLPVNLLNFGQMILIALTVVASMKSVGVVLVLAMLITPGAIAYLLVPRLHQVMLLGALLGMVASVAGLYLSYYYNIPSGPAIVLVISGLFFLTLVFSPRYGILKRSRSTPLPLWRDLQSWLRR
- a CDS encoding zinc ABC transporter substrate-binding protein; this translates as MKKHDDMGRVTTQGAKATWGAIALIGSLLAGCGSAPVGEGESDRPRVVTTTTVIAHWTQELGGDAIELVPLMDPGVDPHIYEPVPADTVAIESADLIFYNGYNLEPGLIRIIEATGIDATVVPVGESVSPLDMEQEGQRVPDPHVWGDVSHAVTMVETMRDQLIALLPEERDRIQQNATDYITQLRSLDTWVTEQVATIPANQRQLVTTHDAFQYYARAYGLEVPGTLIGISTEEQPSAQTVQRLVDTIRTLNVPAIFAETTLNPQLITTVAQEAGVPLAEQELYSDSLGAPGSRGDSYITMIEANTEAIVVNLGGQFTPFSP
- a CDS encoding metal ABC transporter ATP-binding protein translates to MVQPNSSPSVALRAHAQSIEVQHLSVMYQDVQALRNLTVTIAAGQLVGIFGPNGAGKSTLVKAMLGLIPAATGTVTYGDRPLTEQRQRVAYVPQRSQIDWTFPATVWDVVMMGRVRKTGFLRPFSGVSRRLAANALERVGMAEYRDRRIGDLSGGQQQRVFLARSLAQDADIFCFDEPFVGVDQTTEQILFSIFRELASQGKTVMVVNHDLGESITHFDHLILLNRELIAAGDRRSVLQPQYMTRAYGGHVRFFESQAA